One genomic window of Streptococcus mitis includes the following:
- the mutY gene encoding A/G-specific adenine glycosylase gives MLDLKEYGIVMWPKEKIISFREKLLNWYDENKRDLPWRRSKNPYHIWVSEIMLQQTRVDTVIPYYERFLDWFPTVESLANAPEERLLKAWEGLGYYSRVRNMQAAAQRIMSDFGGQFPNTYEGISSLKGIGPYTAGAISSIAFNLPEPAVDGNVMRVLARLFEVNYDIGIPSNRKIFQAMMEILIDPERPGDFNQALMDLGSDIEAPVNPRPEESPVKDFSAAYQHGTMNRYPIKAPKKKPVPIYLKALVVKNTQGQFLLEKNESEKLLEGFWHFPLIEVDNFSQEEQFDLFHQVAEESVNFGPSPEESFQQDYDLDVDWLDIYFETVKLIFSHRKWHVQIVAGQVTDFHDFSDREVRWLSPEEFKNVPLAKPQQKIWQAYAQANLGSSKD, from the coding sequence ATGTTAGATTTGAAAGAATACGGTATCGTCATGTGGCCGAAGGAGAAGATCATTTCTTTTCGTGAGAAACTTCTCAACTGGTATGATGAAAACAAAAGAGATTTACCATGGCGTAGGAGTAAGAATCCTTATCATATCTGGGTCTCTGAAATTATGCTCCAGCAGACTAGGGTGGATACAGTTATTCCTTATTATGAACGATTCTTGGACTGGTTTCCAACAGTAGAAAGTTTGGCGAATGCGCCTGAAGAACGTTTGTTGAAAGCTTGGGAAGGTTTGGGTTATTATTCTCGAGTTCGTAATATGCAGGCTGCAGCCCAGCGGATTATGTCTGATTTTGGTGGTCAATTTCCAAATACCTATGAAGGAATTTCTAGCTTGAAAGGAATTGGTCCTTACACAGCAGGAGCCATTTCCAGTATTGCTTTTAACTTGCCTGAGCCAGCTGTAGATGGTAATGTCATGCGGGTCTTGGCGCGTCTATTTGAAGTCAACTACGATATTGGAATTCCAAGTAATCGAAAAATTTTTCAGGCAATGATGGAAATCCTGATTGACCCAGAACGGCCAGGTGACTTTAACCAAGCCTTGATGGACTTGGGCTCAGATATTGAGGCTCCTGTAAATCCCAGACCAGAAGAAAGTCCAGTTAAGGACTTTAGTGCGGCATATCAGCATGGCACAATGAACCGTTATCCAATTAAGGCGCCTAAGAAAAAGCCTGTCCCAATTTATCTTAAAGCCTTGGTGGTCAAAAATACACAGGGACAATTTTTGCTTGAAAAAAATGAAAGTGAAAAGCTATTGGAAGGTTTTTGGCATTTCCCCTTGATAGAAGTTGATAACTTTTCGCAAGAAGAGCAGTTTGACCTCTTCCATCAGGTTGCAGAAGAAAGTGTGAACTTTGGTCCAAGTCCAGAGGAGAGTTTTCAGCAGGACTATGACTTAGATGTTGATTGGCTTGATATTTATTTTGAGACTGTCAAGCTAATCTTTAGCCATCGCAAGTGGCATGTTCAAATTGTAGCAGGTCAGGTGACTGACTTCCATGATTTTTCAGATAGAGAAGTTCGCTGGCTTTCACCAGAAGAGTTTAAGAATGTTCCACTTGCCAAACCCCAACAAAAAATCTGGCAGGCTTATGCACAAGCCAACTTAGGCAGTAGTAAAGACTAG
- the yycF gene encoding response regulator YycF: MKKILIVDDEKPISDIIKFNMTKEGYEVVTAFNGREALEQFEAEQPDIIILDLMLPEIDGLEVAKTIRKTSSVPIIMLSAKDSEFDKVIGLELGADDYVTKPFSNRELQARVKALLRRTDLVSVDNQDSDEKKTQPLQIGDLEIVPDAYVAKKYGEELDLTHREFELLYHFASHIGQVITREHLLETVWGYDYFGDVRTVDVTIRRLREKIEDTPSRPEYILTRRGVGYYMRNND; encoded by the coding sequence ATGAAAAAAATATTAATTGTAGATGATGAAAAACCAATCTCGGATATTATCAAGTTTAATATGACCAAGGAAGGTTACGAGGTTGTAACTGCTTTTAACGGTCGTGAAGCACTAGAGCAATTTGAAGCAGAGCAACCAGATATTATTATTCTGGATTTGATGCTTCCAGAAATCGATGGTTTAGAAGTTGCTAAGACAATTCGCAAGACAAGTAGTGTGCCTATTATCATGCTCTCTGCTAAAGACAGTGAATTTGATAAGGTTATCGGTTTAGAGCTTGGAGCGGATGACTATGTAACCAAACCCTTCTCAAATCGTGAGTTGCAGGCGCGTGTTAAAGCTCTTCTTCGTCGCACGGACTTAGTTTCTGTAGATAATCAAGATTCAGATGAAAAGAAAACCCAACCTTTGCAAATTGGGGACTTGGAGATTGTTCCAGATGCCTACGTGGCTAAAAAATATGGTGAAGAACTAGACTTAACTCACCGTGAATTTGAGCTTTTGTACCACTTTGCTTCTCATATCGGTCAAGTGATTACGCGTGAACACTTGCTTGAAACGGTCTGGGGTTATGATTATTTTGGAGATGTTCGGACTGTTGACGTAACCATCAGACGTTTACGTGAGAAGATTGAAGATACACCAAGTCGTCCAGAGTATATCCTAACACGTCGCGGTGTTGGTTATTATATGAGAAATAATGATTGA
- the vicK gene encoding cell wall metabolism sensor histidine kinase VicK produces MIEFIRKNILTSDFIFILILLGFILIVTLLLLENRRDNIRLKQINQKVKDLIAGDYSQVLDMQGSSEITNITNNLNDLSEVIRLTQENLEQESKRLHSILSYMTDGVLATNRRGKITMINDIAKKQLGVQKEEVLNKSILELLRIEDEYELRDLITQIPELMIDSQDANGEYLSLRVRFALIRRESGFISGLVAVLHDTTEQEKEERERRLFVSNVSHELRTPLTSVKSYLEALDEGALSEPVAPDFIKVSLDETNRMMRMVTDLLHLSRIDNATSHLDVELINFTAFITFILNRFDKMRGSDEEKKYELVRDYPITSVWIEIDTDKMTQVIDNILNNAIKYSPDGGKITVTMKTTDDQMILSISDQGLGIPKQDLPRIFDRFYRVDRARSRAQGGTGLGLSIAKEIIKQHKGFIWAKSIYGKGSTFTIVLPYDKDAVKEEVWEDEVED; encoded by the coding sequence ATGATTGAATTTATTAGAAAAAATATTCTTACTAGTGATTTTATCTTCATTTTAATTTTATTGGGTTTTATCTTGATTGTTACCTTGCTTTTGCTAGAAAATCGGCGAGATAATATTCGGTTGAAGCAAATCAATCAAAAGGTAAAAGACTTGATTGCAGGAGATTATTCTCAGGTATTGGATATGCAGGGAAGTTCTGAAATCACTAATATTACCAATAATCTCAATGATTTATCAGAAGTAATCCGCTTGACTCAAGAAAATCTGGAACAAGAGAGTAAACGATTACACAGTATCCTCTCTTACATGACAGATGGTGTCCTTGCGACCAATCGTCGTGGCAAGATTACTATGATTAATGACATAGCTAAGAAACAGCTAGGTGTTCAGAAGGAAGAAGTTCTCAATAAAAGTATTCTAGAATTGCTTAGGATTGAAGATGAGTATGAACTTCGTGATTTGATTACCCAAATTCCTGAACTCATGATTGATTCCCAGGATGCCAATGGTGAGTATCTGAGCCTTCGTGTACGCTTCGCCTTGATTCGTCGAGAGTCTGGCTTTATCTCAGGTTTAGTTGCTGTTTTACACGATACTACGGAGCAGGAGAAGGAAGAACGCGAACGAAGACTCTTTGTTTCTAACGTTAGTCATGAGCTGCGAACTCCTCTGACCAGCGTAAAATCCTATCTTGAAGCCTTGGATGAAGGTGCCTTGTCAGAACCTGTGGCACCAGACTTTATCAAGGTATCTCTAGACGAAACCAACCGTATGATGCGGATGGTGACAGATCTTCTCCATCTTTCACGTATTGATAATGCAACCAGTCATCTAGATGTCGAACTGATTAACTTTACTGCCTTTATTACCTTTATCCTTAACCGTTTTGATAAGATGAGGGGATCAGATGAAGAGAAGAAATACGAATTGGTTAGAGATTATCCGATTACCTCTGTCTGGATTGAAATTGATACAGACAAGATGACGCAGGTGATTGATAATATTCTCAATAATGCCATTAAATATTCTCCAGATGGTGGAAAAATCACAGTGACCATGAAGACGACTGATGATCAGATGATTTTGTCTATCTCAGACCAAGGATTGGGTATTCCTAAGCAGGATTTGCCACGTATTTTTGACCGTTTCTACCGTGTGGATCGTGCTAGAAGTCGTGCTCAAGGTGGTACCGGTCTAGGACTGTCTATTGCCAAAGAAATTATCAAACAACATAAGGGCTTTATTTGGGCCAAGAGTATATATGGTAAGGGATCAACCTTCACCATTGTGCTCCCTTATGATAAGGATGCAGTGAAGGAAGAAGTATGGGAGGACGAAGTAGAAGACTAG